The window CCATATGTGGAAGACGCCGAAACAAACACACCGGTGCACGCACCTCTTGGGACACGTCGCATGCCGTCTCGTTCTACTGGCATGGGTGGCCATGTGACTTCGTCATCTGGTGGAAGCACCAGGCATTTCGGAACGTGGAAGGACTCCCATACAGGAGCAGCCGCGTTTCCATTACCCGAAGGAGTCTCGCCTACCTTAAAATATCCTCACCTCGGCCAATTCGATATTGCGGGCAAGCCACGACAGCCGTTGACCAGAAAAGTCTCCGGTATTGAGTCGATCGTTGACGTACGCTGCTCAAGCACCCGCCTTTCCAACGAAGCGTCATCACACGCGGAATTGCAAGAACCAGACATTAACACATGCAACCGATCCACCCCCAGACGTGTCGATATTCATGAGATCATCACAACTCTGCCTACTGGTGACGGTGCTTACTCCACCGTTCCATCTTCAGACGGTGATGGTCTTCAGACTGACAAGTCGAGTCCATGTCCTTCCATGGAGCCAAATCAATTGCATGATAATGAGTGTATTGGATCTGAGCCCGACTTGACCACGTCTCAATTTTCCAGGGGTGTCTTTGGAAAGCAGCCTGTTTCCACGGGTCGTATGTGGTCGACCCCGAAGATGGGAGCCGAGCGAGTGCCAGCCACTGGTGGCATATCTGACAACCCCGATTCGAGGCATTCTCCTCTTGCTGATGGGCACGTTTCGCCCTGCATTAGTGATCCCTTCAGTCCCATTCCCCACGGATGCACACATCGAAATCAGTCAGACTTTCAATTTTCTCGAGGCGCCTTTGCTCCGATGTTTGGAAGTTCCGCTGACTACTTTGGCGCGACAACACAGGCCTGGGCAAGTCCTAGTTTCATGTCTTATAGCCCGCACTGCCTAGAGAGGCATGAAGCTCCAGAAGCCGGTGATTTTTCTCCACAGGCTGCCAACGGCAAACCATGTCAGCTCGGGTCATCGTTTGAATCGTCCACAGCCTTTAAGAGCCATGTCGCCTTCGTCTGTCGAGCAGATATTGCAGAACAACATGATGAATGCGACGCGACTTACAGCGAGAGGTCATATTCGTCTGACAACCCATACTATAAACCAAGTCGCTTTGCGAGGGCACATCTATTTTCCCAAAGCTCTCAGACCAGGGGTAGCCCTGAATGGTCTCGTCCCAGCCAGAAGATGCCAGAAAGCGACGTGGTCCCTGAACCCATTATCGAAGAGCCTTACTCACCTCCTGGCTCACCTGTACAACCAATTAAGTTGCTTGGTATGGGTGACACTTTCACTGGTTGAACTAGACGCAAGACATCTCTCATTCTTCTTTTCGCAGAGTACAATATCAGAGTTGCAGATGACTCGTTCACCGAATCAGACGACGAGCCTCCGGAGGTGTTGACGGCCAATTAAAATCAGAACAGGCAAGGAAACGCAATCGGAGTTGACTGCGAACCACCGCGCACGAGATAATGGACAGACCACGGGGATGGGGTTGGGACGGCCCTTGGTCCTTCTTAGATGGGCAAGAGTTTGCTGTTCACGTTGATAAAGAAAGGGACTGCACCCTTGGCACAGTACTGGTAATGGAGGTAGATGGGTCAAACGGAGTGTGGTGGTGAAAATGTAATGACAGACTGACTAACTAGTCGACTGCCTCTGCGAATGCTACTCTTCTCGGTTCGCTGCTATCTCCTATCTGTCAAACCTGCAATTAGCCCTGATGAAGCAGTGTTCAAGTGGTCCAAATTTGGACACTCAAACAGGACAATAGTTCGTGGCTTATTGTTTTCACGTGTGGCATTTTGGTCTGTTTATTCCTTGAtgattcattcattcatccaTGTCAATTTCATATCTAATGCATATCGCTGCGAGAATAAACAAACTTCAAAGCCAAGCCATAATCTATCGCTGCGCTCGAGTACATAGCAATTTCGAGGCAATAACGCTTTGCCCTCAATATATCTAGTCGACATGGGTGTTGCAAGctctcgccaccgccgagaCGCTGATGCACAGAGGCCCGAAGCGACCGATTATCGGTTTCGAGTATCTTCATCGGACCAGATCTGACTTCTGCGCAATTCCCTGAGCTCTCCCACCGTGCACCGTGGACGCCAGGCTCGACGGTGCGTCCCTTCGTGAAGGACCCTGTTGCACCGTGGAGCTGAGATATTCCACAGCCGCCAACCTCCTGTTCTCGAACATGTGGCTGCGCTCCCGCTCCATCTCAACGTTCTTCAGACGTCCGTCGTGCTCCACCTTGACTTCGCTGAGCCTACGACGCCTCTCTGCCACTTCGCGTATCCGCTTCTCCGTCCTAAAGCAGGCGGAATCAAGTTTCTGGGCGAGAGGCTGGCTTGCCAGCTCGAGCTGCTGCCTGTCCCTCGAACGGGGTTTCGTCGAACCCCCCCAAAAGCAACGGAAGACGAGTTTGGTTTGATGCTTAGGGTCCTGGCCGCCCCagatggtgatggtgtcGCCGTCCTTGACTTTGGCCCAGTATTGAGCGGGTCCACTTGGGTTTTTCGTATCCGACGATGCCAGGTTATACCCGTTTATCCTAATTCCAAGTGTGGCCTTGGTCGAGATCCAAAACTCGTACGACACATCATCGGGAGACGACTCCTTTTGCCAAGGGTGTGTATTCTTGACCGGGTCCTTTGCGGGATCGTAATACTCTTTCCATAATAACATCTTGAAGGCAAACTTTGGCACTCTCTGCTCCTGTTTGTCCTGAAAGATTTCCGTATTTTCTTTGGCCCTTCCAAAGGTGCAAAGCGAGTCGGTGATGGGGAAGGATACGCCTTGGACGCAGGACTCGGGGTGAGACTCGATGACGGCTAGAGCGCGATTTGCGGCATTGCCAGCTTGTACCGGCACGACAATCTGCGTATCCGGGGGCTGGGTCGGATGTcccggctcgccgtcgacgggagcAGCTGTTGATGGGATATCCATGGTGTCATCGACCAGCTTGCGGTCGTCACGCTTCGCTCCGACACGGCCTGCCGGAGGTGAAGCGTCGACTTGATCTGGTGACCGGGGGTTTGGGGCGAAGTACTTCATTGCCAAGTCCCAGAGCGGAGACTTGTTTGGTCCAAACTCCTCGTCCCGTTGCCGGGCGGCTTGAGAGAAGGCATCATATTGAAGCTGGGTCATCTCGGGGTACTGAAGATGCCACGTCCCAAGATCCTTCTCCCAGAATATGACCTTGCTCACAGGCGTGTCCACCTGCCTGCCGGACCCCAATCTCCTGACCTGAGGCATGGAGGCGAGCAACTTAAACTCGGCAAGAATATCGTCGGTGACATCGTCCATGGTAACATTCGACTTGAAtctcttcatcgtcggcttcccCCCTGGTGCTATTTCGTCCAACATTTCGTCGCTCGTATCGTGCGATGGTGGTTTCCTCTTGCTGCAGTTCGGGTCCAGCGACTGAGGCCGGTACTGCGATGCGGTGGCCAGGTTGCTGTCTGCCACGCTCCCCTTGCCACCAAGGCTCTGGGACGCAACCTCTTCGACCAAGCTCTGCAGCTGGTCCGCGGACTGGTTTGGATAAACGGATGTTGAGTTGTAGTGAAACGCGACCCGGTTCTTTTCCTTGGTTGTATCAGAGCGGTCGGAGTCGTCTTCTTCATCCCCGTGGGAGTCTGGTATCTCACTCCCACCCATGTCGGTGTCCTCGACGGGCAGGTCTAGATAGCCCGAAGGGATGACGCCAGAGCTGCCGATCGCCGACACTCCTACCTCTCCGAAGAGGCGCGGCGGCTGCTTTCctccggcgacgccgtcgttcTCCTTTTCTGACTCCTCACCCATCGAGTCACTCACTCGATCGTACTCGTAGCCGACAGGTTGGCGGAACAGTGATGGCTCGGCAatgtcttcgtcgtcggtaATTTCGTCGTACGATTGCGACGTCTGGATGATGGAGCCCTGCCCGCCGAGCCAAGAGTGGCTCTCCAGTTCGACGATGGTGGCGCGGTTTTCCGGTCGCCTCTGCAGCATCCGATGCATGAACTCAATGCCCTGCTCCGAGACGCCATACGTCTGCAGCGGCGAGACGTTCAgcggcgtcgtcatcaccTTGTGCAGAAGCTCAGAGGGACTGATGCCAGACTTGACAGGGTAGGGCGGGGAGCCCGTCAGGATGTAAAAGAGAACTCCGCCGAGGGACCAGATGTCGACGGCATGGCTGTACCTCTGGCCGGGCATGCGGCGCATCTTCTTTCCCCTGTTCCTCACACCGTTGTCATCGTACTCGGCATACTCGGTGTAGACCTCTGGCGCGCAGTACAGCAGAGTGCCGCAAAAGGTCCTCAGAAACGTCTGTTCCGTATCGACGACCTTGGACAGGCCAAAGTCGGTGAGCTTGACCTCGACGGGATCCATGGAACTGATGAGAATATTGTCCGGTTTGACATCCCGATGGGTGATGTTGTTGGCGTGAAGATAGCCGAGGGCACTCAGCAACTGCCTCGACACGGTCTGCGACATATCCTCGTGGAAGGCTCCGGCCTCCGATATCATCTTCCCCAGGTCGCCAAGGGGGACGTACtccatgatgatgatgagcaGGCGATCGTCCCACTCAATGTTTTCCATGTATCGTACAATGTTGGGCTGGTGAGACGGCAAGATTAGCTGAGGCGAAAGGCGAACGGCTGCTGGCTGCTGGCGCGCAAGACTGCACTACCGGTAGCTTGGCTCGACTCACATGCTGGACCCTTCGCATGATCTTCATCTCGTTTTCCACCTTTTGATCCACGACCCCATTCTTAATGAAGCGACGTTTCTCGATCTCCTTGGCCGCGTACGGCCTACCGTCGTACTTGGAGGTGACCTTGTAGACGACGGCAAAAGCACCCTTGCCGAGGGTGCGAATCCGATTATACTTGCCGGAGCCGGTCCATTCCCTGCGAATAACGTGGGGCGGGTCTTTTCGCCTCGAGGgtccggcgtcggccggcgccggttGCTCGAAGCCCACCCTACGGGCGGCGGGTTCGGCGAGCGCCTTAAACAAgtcgacatggccgccggTACGAGGGGGGCCCGGCGGCGCGAGGGCCGGGGCCGGCGTGGCTCTCAATCCGTGCCTCGTCAAGTAGTCTTCCACCTTGTTGATGTAGTCTCGCTCGTATTCCTCATCCCGGCGCGGAATGCGGACGAGAAAGGTCAGGTCACGGATCTCGCTGTGGAGGAAGATCTTGATGACGGAGCCGGAGCTCAGCATCCACCTGGTGACGAGCGGACTGTTGCCCTTGGGGTGGTTGGTCAGCAGGTTGCTGTCGACAAAGGTACCGTTGGTCGACTGGTCCTCTATCATGACGTTTCCAAACTCGTTGACGTAGATGCGGAAGTGGATGTTGCTGACCCTCCGCAAGGGGTcgttgacgaagacgacgtcgcAGCGGCTATGGTTCCTGCCGAAGACATAGCCAGCCGTCGAGTTCTTGACTTGGGTGGAGAGGCGGAGGATGATGGCGTAGTTTCCGTGATTGGTGAGGTTCGAGTCgaagcggccggcggcgtcctcatcgtcgtAGTTGGGCTCTACAatgtcggcctcgtccttgccgatGATGTGCGGcgagtcgtcgagggcgagtcGCTGGACCTCCTGCCGCGCCGAGTCCGAGTGAGGGTACAGGACGCAGATGATGTCGGATATGTCTTCGTCGGAGAAGCCCGAGTTCTGCTTGCCTACCCGGCGCGGATCGAGGACATTCTGGGTGGCTGGAGATGGGGACAAGTCAGCGGCACGCCCGACGCAAGACGTTGAGCCccggaggagggcgaggagggcgccgGAGGACCGTCCGCACCTTGGGTCGGTTCTTCGCCGTCCATTGGGGGGGCACCCGCGGACGCTACGCCCACATGCGATCCGAATCCAGGCCGGCGGGGAAGGGGATGAAAGGGGATGAAAGGATCGAAGGGGGGGCTGATCAGGCGGGCGCACGAAGTCGGCGAGAGACTCGAGCGGCGAGGTAGGGAGGGAGAGCGGGAGCTGGTTCGGGATGGACACTCGAACGAGGGACGAAACGAAGGCTGCGGCAACGGTACTGTCAAGAGGAAGAAGGCCTCGTCGGTCGGTCTACGATGGTGTCGTGCAGCCGGCGAGCGGTGCtagaggagggagggagggattCCTTTGCGGCCCTGCACGAGTTCTCGCACTCGTAATCGGTCGAAAAAGCAAAGATGGAGAAAAGGGCAAGGATGCATCGAGACGAGAAGGGGCCTGCAGGTGGGATTGGAGAGATGGGATTGGAATTGGAATTGGCGGGAAGCAGGCCGCGGCAGCCTTGGCCACCTTTGGTGGGGTTGGAAGGGgtaatagttgtaagtacagtacggagtacaccgtaGTTGTAGAGGTATTACACCGTACGGCACAGGACTCCCCCACCTACACGCTGTGCGAACTACGGAGTCACTGTAATACAGAGTGGTAATATCGCAGCCGTTGGCACCATCAACGGGACATCCGCCGCTGAATACCAGGGCACCCCCTAGCGTACAGCACccgta of the Drechmeria coniospora strain ARSEF 6962 chromosome 01, whole genome shotgun sequence genome contains:
- a CDS encoding Serine/threonine-protein kinase domain protein, with the translated sequence MDGEEPTQATQNVLDPRRVGKQNSGFSDEDISDIICVLYPHSDSARQEVQRLALDDSPHIIGKDEADIVEPNYDDEDAAGRFDSNLTNHGNYAIILRLSTQVKNSTAGYVFGRNHSRCDVVFVNDPLRRVSNIHFRIYVNEFGNVMIEDQSTNGTFVDSNLLTNHPKGNSPLVTRWMLSSGSVIKIFLHSEIRDLTFLVRIPRRDEEYERDYINKVEDYLTRHGLRATPAPALAPPGPPRTGGHVDLFKALAEPAARRVGFEQPAPADAGPSRRKDPPHVIRREWTGSGKYNRIRTLGKGAFAVVYKVTSKYDGRPYAAKEIEKRRFIKNGVVDQKVENEMKIMRRVQHPNIVRYMENIEWDDRLLIIIMEYVPLGDLGKMISEAGAFHEDMSQTVSRQLLSALGYLHANNITHRDVKPDNILISSMDPVEVKLTDFGLSKVVDTEQTFLRTFCGTLLYCAPEVYTEYAEYDDNGVRNRGKKMRRMPGQRYSHAVDIWSLGGVLFYILTGSPPYPVKSGISPSELLHKVMTTPLNVSPLQTYGVSEQGIEFMHRMLQRRPENRATIVELESHSWLGGQGSIIQTSQSYDEITDDEDIAEPSLFRQPVGYEYDRVSDSMGEESEKENDGVAGGKQPPRLFGEVGVSAIGSSGVIPSGYLDLPVEDTDMGGSEIPDSHGDEEDDSDRSDTTKEKNRVAFHYNSTSVYPNQSADQLQSLVEEVASQSLGGKGSVADSNLATASQYRPQSLDPNCSKRKPPSHDTSDEMLDEIAPGGKPTMKRFKSNVTMDDVTDDILAEFKLLASMPQVRRLGSGRQVDTPVSKVIFWEKDLGTWHLQYPEMTQLQYDAFSQAARQRDEEFGPNKSPLWDLAMKYFAPNPRSPDQVDASPPAGRVGAKRDDRKLVDDTMDIPSTAAPVDGEPGHPTQPPDTQIVVPVQAGNAANRALAVIESHPESCVQGVSFPITDSLCTFGRAKENTEIFQDKQEQRVPKFAFKMLLWKEYYDPAKDPVKNTHPWQKESSPDDVSYEFWISTKATLGIRINGYNLASSDTKNPSGPAQYWAKVKDGDTITIWGGQDPKHQTKLVFRCFWGGSTKPRSRDRQQLELASQPLAQKLDSACFRTEKRIREVAERRRRLSEVKVEHDGRLKNVEMERERSHMFENRRLAAVEYLSSTVQQGPSRRDAPSSLASTVHGGRAQGIAQKSDLVR